The nucleotide window CGGACAGTTCCGCGCACATCACGGCCTTCGCGCCTGATGGCCTTTCTCTTATCATGGTTATCATCATTACCGTTGTGGGTGGACTCATCACCATCTACGGCCTGGGCTACATGGATATTCATGAAGAGCATCTGCATTTGCGGGTGTCGCGCAAGCCACGTTTTTTTGCTATAATTTTCTGTTTCCTTGGGGCCATGAACGGCCTTGTGCTTTCCAACAACCTCTCGTGGATGTTTTTTTTCTGGGAAGTAACAACCCTTTGTTCCTATTTGCTTATCAGTCATGACCAGACACAAGAAGCCAATGCCAATGCATACCGCGCCTTGTGGATGAACGTTCTTGGCGGCCTTGCATTTGTGTCGGCCATGCTTTTTGTTCAAAAGAGCCTTGGCACCCTGTCTACGGAAGTTGTTCTGCACAAGATGACCGCTATGGATGTAAAGAGCACGGCCATGCTGTTGCCCTTTGCGTTCTTCTGTCTGGCGGCCTTCACCAAATCAGCTCAGGTGCCCTTTGAAAGCTGGCTGTGCGGCGCTATGGTGGCCCCCACGCCGGTTTCGGCCCTGTTGCACTCCGCCACAATGGTCAAGGCAGGAACCTATCTCTTGCTGCGCATGGCTCCGGCCTTTGCCGATACCACCATGTCTACAATTGTGGCGCTTTTTGGGGCATTCACCTTTGTGGCAACCTGTATTCTGGCAGTCAGTCAGAGTAATGCCAAAAAAATTCTGGCCTATTCCACCATCGCCAACCTGGGCCTGATTATCGCCTGCGTGGGCATAAATACCGCCGCATCCATGATGGCGGCCACTACCATCATCATTTACCACTCTGTTTCCAAGGGCCTGCTTTTCATGTGCGTGGGGGCTATTGAGCAACGCATCGGGTCCCGCGACATCGAGGATATGCGCGGCCTGTATAGCAAGATGCCCCGCACGGCCATTATTACGGCCATCGGCATCTTCACTATGATGTTGCCGCCATTCGGCATGCTCATCGGAAAGTGGATGGCCATTGAAGCCATTGCGCGCGCCACTCAGGCTATGACGCCCATTATCTTCTTCATTGCTCTTGGGTCAGCCTTCACGGTGTTGTTCTGGGCACGTTGGGCGGGCATTCTCGTTTCTTCGGCAAATCTGCATGAGCGTCCGTCCTACGGAAATCCCAAGGCTACGGTCATGTTCGCGCTGCGTTCGCTCTGCGGTCTTGCCATCGTGTTTTCCTTCTTTTCACCGATGGTGCTTGAAACCTTTGTTGAGCCTTCTGTCTCAGGCGTGTACGCCCGCTTTGGGCTCAAGGCTGAAGGGTTCATACCTGGCGCGTCGCTTACGGGCGGGGCAGGGTACTTCTGGATTTACATGCTCTTTATTCTGCTTGGCCTGGGAGCCTGGATTGCCTGGAAGGTGTCCAGCAAGGTGCCCAGCGGGGCGCACGCCCAGCCGTACTTCTCTGGTCTGACGCAGGAGCAGGCAGGGCAGATAGGTTTCAAGGGGCCCATGAATGCCTTTGAACCCGCTCGTCTGTCCAACTTCTATCTGACCCAGTACTTTGGCGAAGGCACCATCACAAGGGCCATTGATATTATCTCCACGGCCTTTCTCATCGTTTTGGTAGGAGGTCTGCTCTGATGCTGTCCATCCTCAGTGCTGTCGGCGGATTGATCTTGTCGCCCTTTGTGGGAGGGCTGCTCACCGGGGTGGATCGCCGCCTTACTGCGCGTCTGCAGTCGCGCTTGGGCCCGCCCTTGCTTCAGCCTTTTTACGATGTACTCAAGCTGTTTGGTAAAGAAGCCAATGTTACCAACGCCTGGCTTGTTTTCAGCGCCTATATGACGTTTATTTCGTCAGCGTTGGCCCTGCTTATTTTCTTTATGGGCGGCGACCTGTTACTGCTGTTCTTTGTGCTCACAGTGGGCGCTGTTTTTCAGGTGGTGGGCGCACTGTGCGTGCCTTCGCCCTACAGCAACATAGGCGCCCAGCGCGAGCTTTTGCTCATGCTGGCCTACGAGCCCATTCTTATTCTGGTTTTTGTCGGTTTTGCCATGTGCACGGGTTCTTTCTCCATTGAAGCCGTGTTTTCGCAGGATCAGCCGCTGTTGCTCAAGATGCCGTTGCTGTTCCTGGCCCTCGGCTACGCCCTGACTATCAAGCTGCGCAAGTCGCCCTTTGATATTTCAGCCAGCCACCACGGGCATCAGGAACTGGTCAAGGGCGTGCACACCGAATATTCCGGTCCCTTCCTGGGCATCATTGAAGTGGCCCACTGGCTTGACCTTATACTTATCCTCGGTCTTTGCGCCATGTTCTGGCACACCAGCGTTATCGGCATGGCTACTCTGGTGATCGCTTCGCTGTTTACAGAAATACTCATTGATAACATCACGGCCCGGCTCACGTGGCAGTGGATGGTGCAGAAGAGGTCCTTGCTGCTCGGCATGGGATTGGCCCTGGTTAATCTTTTATGGCTGTATGTGGCATAAGGAGGCAGGCATATGGGTTTTGTAGACAAGATGATTAAGCGGAGCCGGCTGAAGTCTCCCTGGATTGTCCATTTCGACTGCGGCTCCTGCAATGGTTGTGATATTGAAGTGCTGGCCTGCCTCACGCCCATATACGACGTTGAGCGTTTCGGCGTAGTCAACGCGGGCAACCCCAAACATGCAGACGTTCTGCTGGTGACCGGCACGGTCAACCACCGTAACCGCCACGTGCTCAAGCAGATATACGACCAGATGCCGTCACCCAAGGCTGTGGTTTCTCTTGGCGCGTGCAACCTTTCCGGCGGTGTTTTCAAGGATACCTATAATGTGCTTAACGGCGCGCATAACATCATTCCCGTTGACGTTTTTGTGCCAGGCTGCCCGCCAAAACCCGAAGCCATCATTGATGGCGTGGTGGAGGCCCTGGGCGTGTTGAAGGCCAAGATGGGCATGGGGCCCATGCCTGAGGCCACCTTCATGCCCGGCGACGAAGATGGAACGCCCGCTGGCGCACTGAACGAAGAAGCGCCCGCTTCTGAGGACGACAAGTCACTGCAAAACGCGGGTTAGCCCGGAAAGGATACAGCCATGTTTTTTGAAGCCAAAGACGTGACGCCCGACACGCTGCTTGCTGAAGTGCAGCGTCTGGCCAACGCCAAATGCCGTTTTGTCACCATGTCGCAAACGGTCGTTGACGAGAACACCCTGCGACTGTTCTATCACTTTGACGAAAACCTCACCATGTCCGACCTGCGCCACAATCCTGAAATGTGCGTATGGTCGCCCACGGACGCCAAGGGGATGGTGCACCTGCGTATGGATGTGAACAAGGACGTGCTCATCCCGAGCATCAGTTCCATCTATTTTTGCGCAGTGCTTATTGAAAATGAAACACAGGACCAGTTCGGAGTGCGCTTCGCTGGCCTGCCGCTGGACTACCAGGGCGGTATGTATCTGGAGGGCGAAGTGACCCACGCCCCGTATTTTACTATGACCACCGTCCGGCGTCCCGCCGCGGCTGCCAAGGATGACGCCAAGGCAGAGCCCGCCAAAGGAGATCAGGCATGAGCAACCGCACCACAGTGATTCCTTTCGGGCCGCAGCACCCCGTGCTGCCTGAGCCGCTGCATATCAAGTTTGTGGTGGAGGACGAAACCGTTGTGGGCGCCATACCCCAGCTCGGTTTTGTGCATCGTGGCCTGGAAAGCCTCGTGCGTACCAAAGACTATAACCAGATGGTTTTTATCGTCGAGCGTATCTGCGGCATCTGCTCCTGCATCCATGCCAACTGCTACTGCAACGCCATTGAAGATATGATGGGCATCACGGCGCCGCCGCGTGCCCAGTTTCTGCGGGTAATCTGGTCAGAACTGCACCGCATCCATTCACACCTTTTGTGGCTGGGCCTCTTTGCCGATGCCTTTGGCTTTGAAAGCGTGTTCCAGCAGTTCTGGCGTATCCGCGAAAATGTTATGGACATCTGTGAAGCTACGGCTGGCAACCGCGTAATTCTGTCCGTCAACGTTGTTGGCGGCGTGCGCCGCGACCTTGAGCCCGAACAGATCCGCTGGATGCTTGGCCGTTTGG belongs to Desulfovibrio intestinalis and includes:
- a CDS encoding NADH-quinone oxidoreductase subunit L, whose product is MNTLVFCCVALPFIVALVIYFTQLDRTRKLLVPAAVAVMALAAVIMGAHGTFRLEAETFFGVPLDSLFSLLDLLLLLYILGLGWKLGSRTVMGMTALQLVGLLYLKFVLADSSAHITAFAPDGLSLIMVIIITVVGGLITIYGLGYMDIHEEHLHLRVSRKPRFFAIIFCFLGAMNGLVLSNNLSWMFFFWEVTTLCSYLLISHDQTQEANANAYRALWMNVLGGLAFVSAMLFVQKSLGTLSTEVVLHKMTAMDVKSTAMLLPFAFFCLAAFTKSAQVPFESWLCGAMVAPTPVSALLHSATMVKAGTYLLLRMAPAFADTTMSTIVALFGAFTFVATCILAVSQSNAKKILAYSTIANLGLIIACVGINTAASMMAATTIIIYHSVSKGLLFMCVGAIEQRIGSRDIEDMRGLYSKMPRTAIITAIGIFTMMLPPFGMLIGKWMAIEAIARATQAMTPIIFFIALGSAFTVLFWARWAGILVSSANLHERPSYGNPKATVMFALRSLCGLAIVFSFFSPMVLETFVEPSVSGVYARFGLKAEGFIPGASLTGGAGYFWIYMLFILLGLGAWIAWKVSSKVPSGAHAQPYFSGLTQEQAGQIGFKGPMNAFEPARLSNFYLTQYFGEGTITRAIDIISTAFLIVLVGGLL
- a CDS encoding NADH-quinone oxidoreductase subunit B family protein, whose product is MGFVDKMIKRSRLKSPWIVHFDCGSCNGCDIEVLACLTPIYDVERFGVVNAGNPKHADVLLVTGTVNHRNRHVLKQIYDQMPSPKAVVSLGACNLSGGVFKDTYNVLNGAHNIIPVDVFVPGCPPKPEAIIDGVVEALGVLKAKMGMGPMPEATFMPGDEDGTPAGALNEEAPASEDDKSLQNAG
- a CDS encoding NADH-quinone oxidoreductase subunit C, which translates into the protein MFFEAKDVTPDTLLAEVQRLANAKCRFVTMSQTVVDENTLRLFYHFDENLTMSDLRHNPEMCVWSPTDAKGMVHLRMDVNKDVLIPSISSIYFCAVLIENETQDQFGVRFAGLPLDYQGGMYLEGEVTHAPYFTMTTVRRPAAAAKDDAKAEPAKGDQA
- a CDS encoding respiratory chain complex I subunit 1 family protein, translating into MLSILSAVGGLILSPFVGGLLTGVDRRLTARLQSRLGPPLLQPFYDVLKLFGKEANVTNAWLVFSAYMTFISSALALLIFFMGGDLLLLFFVLTVGAVFQVVGALCVPSPYSNIGAQRELLLMLAYEPILILVFVGFAMCTGSFSIEAVFSQDQPLLLKMPLLFLALGYALTIKLRKSPFDISASHHGHQELVKGVHTEYSGPFLGIIEVAHWLDLILILGLCAMFWHTSVIGMATLVIASLFTEILIDNITARLTWQWMVQKRSLLLGMGLALVNLLWLYVA